In the Ornithinimicrobium pratense genome, GATGATGGCCGGCAGGTCGGGCCGGGTGCCGATGAGGTTGCTCGCACCGGTGACCGCCACGAGCCGGGTGCGTTCGGTCAGCACTGCCTCCACCGCGCCCGGCGGCAGCTCACCGGTCTCCGGGTCCAGCTCGGCCCACCGCACGCTCGCCCCGACCGTCTCCGCGGCGATGATCCAGGGCCGGATGTTGGCGTCGTGGTCGAGGGAGGTGACCACGACCTCGTCACCGGGGCCCCAGTCCCGGCACCGGGCCAGAGTGCGGGCCAGGTCCATGGTCAGGGCGGTCATGCTGCGGCCGAAGATGACCGTGGCGGGGTCGGTGCCCAACAGGTCGCCCATCGCGGCCCGGGCCCCCTGCACGATCGTCTCTGCCCGCTGCTCGGCGGCGGTGACTGCGCCGCGGTTGGCGATCGAGCTGGTCAGCGTCGCGGCGACCGCCTCCGCCAGCACCGCCGGGGTCTGGGAGCCGCCCGGCCCGTCGAAGTGGGCGGTGCCGGTCGTGAGCGCGGGGAAGTGAGCACGGACCGCAGCGACGTCAAGGGCGGGGTGCGGGGACGGCATCGTCATGACCGGAGACTAGCGAGCCGGTCCAACGACCTACCCTGGGCCTATGCTGCTGGACCCTGCCGACCTGCTGCCCGTCCACTGCCCGGACGGCGATGACCACGGTGATCTGCGCTCCTGGCGCGACGTCGAGCTGCCCGGCTTAGGCCGCTCGGCCGAGATCTATGCCTGGCTCCCGCCCGGCTACCAGGAGCGGCCGGAGGAGCGCTACCCCGTCCTCTACCTGCACGACGGGCACAACCTCTTCCTGCGCTCCCGCACCTTCGAGGGCGCCTCGTGGGACGTCGGCCGGGCGATGACCGACCTGGCAGCCGACGGCATCCGCGGGATCGTCGTCGGCATCCCCTGCCACCCGGAGCAGCGCAGCGAGGAGTACACCCAGTACCCCCACCCCGAGCGCGGCGGCGGACGCGCCACCGACTACGCCACCTTCCTCGTCGAGCACCTCAAGCCGGCCGTGGACGCCGCCTTGCCCACCCTGCCCGGGCCCGAGCACACGGTGGTCGCCGGCAGCTCCCTGGGCGGAGTCATCAGCGCCTACCTGTGGCTGGAGCACCAGGACGTCTTCGGCGGCGCCGGGTTGTTCTCCCCCGCCTTCTGGTGGCCGGGTGAGCAGGCGCTGACCGACCTGGAGCAGGCGCTGGCCACCGGCCGCCTGCGCGGCCGCGTCCACCTTGACGCCGGGGGCCACGAGCAGCCCGACCAGCCGGACATCGAGCGGGCCTACGTGGAGGACGCCGAGCGCCTGCTGCGCGCCCTGCGCGGGGCTCAGGTCCCGGTGCGCTACGTCTACGACTCCACCGCCTACCACTTCGAGACGGCGTGGGCCGACCGGTTCCCGGCAGCCGCCGCCTGGCTCCTGCAGGGGTATGCCGCCTCGCCCCCCTTCTTCGCCGACCCCGCCCACCAGGGTGACGGGTGAGGCACCCTGGAAAAGGTGACAGCGGTCAGCTGCTGGCCGAGCAGGTCCGGGCGTAGCCGAGCTCGTCGAAGGAGCTCGCAAGCCCCTCTGCCAGCAAGCGCAGCGAGGCCCGCATCGCCTCCACACCTCGCGTCGACGCCGGGTCGTGACCGACGCTGACCTTGCCCGTGATGGAGTGGACCCCATGAGCACCGATGTGGACCCGTGGATCTGGCTGGAGGACGTCGAGGGTGAGCGGGCGATGGGGTGGGTCCGCGAGCGCAGCGAGGGGGCCGAGGAAACCCTCACCGCACACTCGTTGTACCCCGACCTGCACTCCGGGATCCAGGACGCGCTGGAGGCCCCGGACCGGATCCCGCTGGTCGGGCAGGCCGGCGAGCACCTCTACGGCTTCTGGACCGACGCCGAGCACCCGCGGGGGGTATGGCGTCGCACCACCTGGGCGTCCTACCGCACGCAGGAGCCGGAGTGGGAGGTGCTGGTCGACGTGGACGCCCTCGCCCGGGAGGAGGACGTGCCGTGGGTGTGGCAGGGGGCCCAGCTGCTGCGTCCCGATCTGGACCGGGCACTGGTGCACCTGTCCCGGGGCGGCGCTGACGCCGGCACCACGCGGGAGCTGGACCTGACCACCGGGCAGTGGGTGGCCGCCCCCGAGGGCTTCGCCAAACCGGAGGCCAAGGGTCGGCTGGTCTGGCGCGACCGCGACAGCGTCTACCTCACCACCGCCGACGACGCCACCGGCGCGACCCGGTCCGGCTACCCCCGCACGGCCCGGCTCTGGCGTCGCGGCACCCCGCTCGCCGAGGCGGTGGTGGTGCACACGATCCCCGAGGATGACCTCGGGCTCTTCGTCGGCCACGACCAGCGCAGTGGCCGGACGGTGCTGCACCGAGGGCTGGCCTTCTACCGTGAGCAGACCCTGGTCCTAGACGACGCGGGCGGGGACGGGCACGGCTCGGACGGGGCGGGCCAGCCCGGGACGGTTCGGGCCCTGGACCTGCCGGTGTCTGCGCAGACCAGCGTCCACCGCGACCACGTCGCCGTCCGCCTGCGGCACTCGTGGGCGCCGTCCCGCTCTTCCGACGGCCCGCACCACCCGGCCGGCAGCCTGCTCGTCGCGCCGCTGGCCGCTGTGCTCGAGGATCCGGCGAGCGCCGGCTGGACGGCCCTGTTCACCCCGGACGACCGTTCCGCGCTGGTCGACCTCACCTGGACCAAGGACCGGTTGGTGACCACCGAGCTGGTCGACGTGCGGCATACCGTGCGGGTGCACGAGCAGGCTCCGGGCAGCACGGGCTGGGTCAGCCGTGACCTGACCGAGCTGCTGGATGTGGGCCTGCGCACGGTGAGCGTCTCGGCGGTCGACGACGACGAGAACGACGACCTGTGGCTGGTGACCACCGGCTACCTCGACCCGATGACCCTGTCCGTCGCCCGGCTCACCGACGGGGGCGGGGTCGAGGTCGAGACGCTCAAGGCGGCGCCCTCGCGCTTCGACGCCGAGGGGCTGGAGGTCACCCAGCAGTGGGCGGTCTCCACCGACGGCACCCGGGTGCCCTACTGGCAGGTCGGCCCGGCCGACCTGCCCATGGACGGCTCCACCCCCACCGTCGTCCACGGCTATGGCGGCTTCGAGCAGGCCCTGACCCCCGCCTACGACCCCATCGTTGGTCGTTCCTGGCTGGCGCACCGGCACGTGCACGTGGTCGCCGGCATCCGCGGTGGCGGCGAGTTCGGGCCGGGTTGGCACCAGGCTGCGCTGCAGCAGGGGCGGCACCGGGCCTACGAGGACTTCGCGGCCGTGGCGCGCGACCTGGTCGCCAGGGGCGTGACCTCGGTGCCCCGCCTGGGCTGCACCGGCCGGTCCAACGGCGGCCTGCTCGTCGGCAACATGATCACCGGCTACCCCGAGGACTTCGCGGCCGTCGTGTGCCAGGTGCCGCTGCTGGACATGCAGCGCTACCACCTGCTGCTGGCCGGGGCCTCGTGGATGGCCGAGTACGGCGACCCCGACGACCCTGAGCAGTGGGAGTTCCTCCAGACCTTCTCCCCCTACCAGCGCTTCGACCCCGCCCGGCCCACGCCCGCGGTCTACCTGGCCACCTCGACCAGGGACGACCGAGTGCACCCCGGCCACGCCCGAAAGATGGCCGCGCTGCTGGCCGAGCACGGTCGCGACGTCACCTACTGGGAGAACACCGAGGGCGGCCACGGCGGCGCCTCGACGCCACAGCAATGGGCCACCTGGCACGCGCTGGCCTGGGCGTTCCTGCACGACCGGCTGACCTGAGGCTCGCTGACAGGTATGCGGCGTCGTGCCGGGCGCCGAGATCCAGGCGCGTGCCTTCTGCTCGCTCCTAGAGCAGGACGGTGGCGAAGGTGCCGGTCTGCTCCATACCCACCCGGTGGTAGGTGGCGACCGCGCGCTCATTGAAGTCGTTGACGTAGAGCGTCACCACCGGCGCGACATGGGCGATGGCGTGCTCGATCACGGCCGCCATGGCCGGGGCCGCTAGGCCCTTCCCCCGGCGGTCAGGATGTACCCACACGCCCTGCACCTGGGCGACGCCGAGGGCGACGGAGCCAAGGTCGGCCTTGAAGACGACCTGGCCGTCCTCGACCCGCACCAGCGAGCGGCCCTGCTCGATCAGCCCGGCGACCCCTCGACGGTAGGCCATGCCGTTGCCGCGGTAGGGCGGGTAGCCGATCTCCTCGGTGAACATCGCGGCCGCCGCAGGCACCAGCAGGTCCAGGTCGTCCATCCTCGCCAGCCGCACCGCGGGATCCACGGGGATGCCCAGCGTCGAGGGCGCGGTCCGGGTGGTCAGCACCAGCTGCCGGGCCCGGATCTCACGTGCCTGACCCCAGTGCCGCTCCAGCCGGCCCCACAGATCCAGCACCTGGTCGGCCGGGCCGAACAGCGAGCTGGCGGTCGCCCGTCGCTTGACCACCTTGGCGGCGAGCGCACCCAGGGCCCGGGGACCGGCCTGGACCGGCACCACATTGGCCGAGCACCAGACCAGCGCCCGGTCCTCACCTGAGGCGTAGGCGAAGAGTGGGCCGCGGGTGCCGACCAGGCCCGACTCCAGGATCCGGGCGGCCACGAAGACGTTGTTGACGGGGTCCTCGGCACAGATCTCCAGGGCACGCTCCACGTCCACCGGACCGCAGGCCCGCACCGGGCCCAGGCTGCGCAGCATGTGCCCAGCCTGCCGCACTCTCCGCAGTGCGGCCACACCGGGACGTCCCCCCTGCCCGTTCTTGGCGGCAACCGTCGGCAGCCCACTCAGCTCGCACGCCACCCACCGCAGCCCGCCTTGACGCGGAGGCACGGCATACCTCGCGCCGCCCCTGCTCGCGCACGCCGGCTTGGCATGCACAAGGATGTGGGGAGCAACAGGAAGGGGTGGCCATGCAGCCACGCGCGCTGACCGGGCGCAGCCGGGACGAGGCCCTGCGCATCCTGCGCCAGAGCGCGGCGGGTGGAGAGCCTGTCGACGTGCTGGTCGTCGGCGGCGGGGTGACCGGCGCCGGCGTGGCGCTGGACGCCACGACGCGGGGCCTGACCACCGTGGTGGTCGAGGCGGAGGACTGGGGCGCGGGCACCTCGCAGTGGTCCACCAAGTTGGTGCACGGGGGCCTGCGCTACCTGCAGATGCTCGACTTCAAGCTGGTCCACGAGGCGCTGACCGAGCGTGGCCTGCTGCTCAACACCCTGGCCCCGCACCTGGTCAAGCCGATGCCCTTCCTCATCCCGCTGGAGCACCGGCTGTGGCAGCGGGCCTACTACGGCGCCGGCGTCACCCTCTACGACGTGCTGGCCAACCTCATGCCGGGCCGCCGCGCCCTGCCCATCCACCAGCACCGCACCCGGGCCGGGCTGCAGCGCGAGTTCCCGGCGCTACGCCACCGCACCGCGATCGGGGCGGTGAAGTACTGGGACGCCACCGTCGACGACGCCCGTCTGGTCTCCACACTCGTGCGGACCGCCCACTCCTACGGTGCCCACCCCGCCAGCCGCACCCGGGTGACGCGGCTGCTCAAGGACGACGACGGCCGGGTCGTGGGTGCCCGGTTGCTGGACCGGGAGTCGGGTGAGGAGCTGGAGTGCCGGGCCCGGCACGTCGTCGCCGCCACCGGGGTCTGGACCGACGACGTCCCGCAGCTCGCGGACGCCGACGGCGGGCTGCGGGTGCTGGCCTCCAAAGGCGTCCACCTCGTGGTGCCGCGGGAGAAGATCGAAGGCTCCAGCGGGCTGTTCCTGCAGACCGAACGCTCGGTGCTGTTCTTCATCCCCTGGGCCCGCTACTGGATCATCGGCACCACCGACACCCCGTGGAGCCTGGAGCGCCGCAGCCCCGTCGCGACCGCGGCGGACGTCGACTACCTGCTCGAGCAGGCCAACGCCGTGCTGACCACCCGGCTGACCCGGGAGGACCTGGTCGGCTGGTATGCCGGGCTCCGTCCCCTGCTGCAGCCGGGCACCAGGGAGGGCACCGACTCGGCCAGGGTGAGCCGGGAGCACACCGTGGCCAGCCCCGCGCCGGGGCTGACCATCATCGGCGGCGGCAAGCTCACCACCTACCGGGTCATGGCCAAGGACGCAGTGGACTTCGCGCTGGCCGATGAGCCCGAGGCGCTGGGCAGCATCACCGAGCAGATCCCGCTGGTGGGCGCGGTCGGGGAGGCGGCGATGCGCCGACGGATGCCGGCGCTGCGTCGCCAGTTCGGCTGGAGCGAGCAGCTGACCAACCACCTGCTGCACCGCTACGGCTCCCTGATCGAGGAGCTGCTCCAGCTCATCGAGGAGGACCCCTCGCTGGCCCGCCCGCTGGAGCGCGCGCCGGCCTACCTGCGCGCCGAGATCGCCTACGCCTGCATCAGCGAGGGCGTACTGCACCTGGAGGACCTGCTCATGCGCCGCACCCGGCTGGTCTACGAGTCCCCCGACCAGGGCCGCTCGGCCCTGCCGGAGATCGCCGAGATCGCCGAGCAGTGGCTGGGCTGGGGCCACGACCGGCTCACCGAGGAGATCGAGGCCTACACCGCGTGGGTGCGCGGGGTGTGCGCCGCAGCCGAGGAGGACAGCGACGAGGCCGCGCTCGCGGCCTTCCACGCCGAACAGCACGCGACCGTGCCGGTCGGCCGGGCGCGCGACCGCGCCGGCGAAGACTCCAGCGGACGGGCCGACGAACGCGTCGGCGGACCGGAGGGACGATGAGGAGGAGAAGGTGAGCGAGCAGCACATCCTGGCCATCGACCAGGGCACCACCAGCACCCGGGCGATCGTCTTCGACCGCCGGGGGCGGATCCGCTCCGTGGGCCAGCGGGAGCACGAGCAGATCTTCCCGCAGGCCGGCTGGGTCGAGCACGACCCCGTCGAGATCTGGGACAACACCCGGGAGGTCATCGGCCTGGCCCTGGGCCGGGCCAACGTCCCAGGCGGCGGCCTGGCCGCGATCGGCATCACCAACCAGCGTGAGACCACGGTGGTCTGGGATCGCAGCACCGGGGAGCCGGTGCACCACGCCATCGTCTGGCAGGACACTCGCACCGCCGACCTGGTCGCGCAGTTGGGCGGGGAGCATGGGCCGGACCGGTTCAAGCAGATCTGCGGTCTGCCACTCGCCACCTACTTCGCCGGTCCCAAGGTCCGCTGGATCCTGGACCACGTCGACGGTGCCCGGGAGCAGGCCGAGGCCGGGGAGCTGCTCTTCGGCACCATCGACTCCTGGTTGGTGTGGAACCTCACCGGGGGCCCCGACGGCGGCATCCACGTCACCGACGTCACCAACGCCTCCCGGACCATGCTCATGGACCTGCGCACCCTGTCCTGGTCACCGGAGCTCTGCGAGGCGATCGGGGTGCCGCAGGCCATGCTGCCCGAGATCCGCTCCAGCTCGGAGGTCTACGGCCGCAGCGACAAGCTGGACGTGCCGATCGCCGGGATGCTCGGCGACCAGCACGCCGCCACCTTCGGCCAGGCCTGCTTCGAGCGCGGAATGTCCAAGAACACCTACGGCACCGGCAACTTCATGCTGCTGAACACTGGCACCGAGATCGTGCCCAGCGAGAACGGGCTGATCACCACCGTGTGCTACCAGCTCGGTGACCAGGACCCCGTCTACGCCCTGGAAGGCTCGATCGCCGTCACCGGCTCCCTCGTGCAGTGGCTGCGGGACAACCTCGGCCTGATCTCCGACGCCGCCGAGATCGAGGAGCTGGCCGCGCAGGTCGACGACAACGGCGGCTGCTACATCGTCCCCGCCTTCTCCGGGCTGTTCGCGCCCTACTGGCGCGACGACGCACGCGGCGCGGTGGTCGGGCTGACCCGCTACGTCACCAAGCACCACATCGCCCGCGCCGCCCTGGAGGCCACGGCCTACCAGACCCGGGAGGTTCTGGACGCGATGCAGGCCGACTCCGGTGTGCAGATCAGCGAGCTGCGGGTCGACGGCGGCATGGTGGCCAACGAGCTGCTCATGCAGTTCCAGGCCGACATCCTCGACCTCGACGTCGTGCGCCCGGAGGTTGCGGAGACCACGGCCCTCGGGGCGGCCTACGCCGCCGGGATCGCCGTCGGTTTCTGGGAGGGGCAGGAGGAGCTGGCCGGACACTGGTCCGTGGACCGTCGCTGGAGCCCGAGGATGCGGTCGCAGGAGCGCGAGCGGCTCTACCGGACCTGGAAGAAGGCGGTCACCCGCACCTTCGACTGGGTCGACGAGGACACCGCTGCCGCCGAGGAGGAGGTGGCCGAGCAGGCGTTGGCCGAGCAGGCGCCGTCCGCGGACAAGGGCAAGGACAAGGACGACGCCGACGCCGACGCCTAGCGAGCCCCGCTCCGCCCCGACTCGACCTGCGCCTTGAGCCGGCGCAACCCCTTCCGCAGCTCCATGCCGACGAGTCGGTCCATCGGCAGCACCCGGGCCAGCGCCCGCATGAGGCCCGTGGGCGCCCCAGTCACCGTCCAGGTCACCACGCAGGCCCGACCCTCGCTCTCGGGGTCCAGGTCGAAGCGCAGGTGGTTCTCGGCGGGGAAGGGTTCCTGGAAGTGCAGGTCCAGTTCGATGCGTGCTCCCTGGTCCAGCACCAGAGCCACGCTGCCCGCACCTGAGTCCTTGTTGCCCGACCACGCGTAGCCGGCACCGACCCCGCGGTCCGGGCCGGTGTAGCTGCGCTCCAGGTGGTGGTCGTCCTCGCTGCCCTCCCAGGGGGACCAACCCGCCCAGCGGCGCAGGTCGGCGACGTGGGGGTGGACCGCGGCAGGTGGTGCCTCGATCCGGATGGTGCGGGAGACACGGTATGACGTGGACACGTGGCTCATTCTTCCACCGGCACCGGCCGGGACGACCCCGCCACGACGAGGTCAGCTCACTGGTCGAACCACTGCGGCTCGTCCGGGTCAGGCTCGATGAGTTCGGGCCGGGACAGGTCGGTGTTGTCCACGATCCAGGTCGGGGCCCAGGTGCGGGCCTGGAGGCGGTAGAGCCGCTGCCCCTCGACATACCGGGCGTTGGCGGGATGCTGCGGGTCATCATCCCCAGCCACCCGTCGCTCGGGGTGGCGCGCGTTACCGCGAGGCACCGTCACCTGCAGGGGGGCGGTGATCAGGCAGGTCGCGTCCCACTCCCCCCGCAACTCCGGGCGGCGCAGGAAAATGCCCTCCACCAGCAGCAACGCGTCCTCGGGCAGCTCGACGGGGTCGGGGTGTACCGGCCGGTCGGTGTCGACGTCGTGCACGGCGGGGAAGATCTCGCGCCCCGCGCGGAAGGGGCGCAGCACCTTGCGGCGCAGCGCCTCGTAGTCGTAGGAGTCGGCGTAGAAGGACTCCCCCGTGCTCCCGCGGGCGTGGCGCACGGCCCGCGGGTGGTGGAACCCGTCCACTGACACCGCGTGCACGGTGCGGCCGGCGACGTGCGGCGCCAGCGCGAGCAGCTCGCCCACGAGCCGGGTCTTGCCCACCCCGTCGGGTCCGTCGACGGCGATCACCGCCCGCTCCCCCGGGTGCACCGCGACCATGAGGGCGAGGAGGTCGACCAGCACCAGCTGGCGGACGGGCAGAAATCCGGCGTTCATCGGGCCAGGGTAGGTGCCTGCCCCGACCACTCCATGTAGACCCCGTCCTCGAGCAGGGTCACCTCGGCCGGTGTGGGCCTCTCCTGAAAACCCATGGACCGGTAAAGGCTGCGGG is a window encoding:
- a CDS encoding SRPBCC family protein, encoding MSTSYRVSRTIRIEAPPAAVHPHVADLRRWAGWSPWEGSEDDHHLERSYTGPDRGVGAGYAWSGNKDSGAGSVALVLDQGARIELDLHFQEPFPAENHLRFDLDPESEGRACVVTWTVTGAPTGLMRALARVLPMDRLVGMELRKGLRRLKAQVESGRSGAR
- the glpK gene encoding glycerol kinase GlpK — encoded protein: MSEQHILAIDQGTTSTRAIVFDRRGRIRSVGQREHEQIFPQAGWVEHDPVEIWDNTREVIGLALGRANVPGGGLAAIGITNQRETTVVWDRSTGEPVHHAIVWQDTRTADLVAQLGGEHGPDRFKQICGLPLATYFAGPKVRWILDHVDGAREQAEAGELLFGTIDSWLVWNLTGGPDGGIHVTDVTNASRTMLMDLRTLSWSPELCEAIGVPQAMLPEIRSSSEVYGRSDKLDVPIAGMLGDQHAATFGQACFERGMSKNTYGTGNFMLLNTGTEIVPSENGLITTVCYQLGDQDPVYALEGSIAVTGSLVQWLRDNLGLISDAAEIEELAAQVDDNGGCYIVPAFSGLFAPYWRDDARGAVVGLTRYVTKHHIARAALEATAYQTREVLDAMQADSGVQISELRVDGGMVANELLMQFQADILDLDVVRPEVAETTALGAAYAAGIAVGFWEGQEELAGHWSVDRRWSPRMRSQERERLYRTWKKAVTRTFDWVDEDTAAAEEEVAEQALAEQAPSADKGKDKDDADADA
- a CDS encoding alpha/beta hydrolase; amino-acid sequence: MLLDPADLLPVHCPDGDDHGDLRSWRDVELPGLGRSAEIYAWLPPGYQERPEERYPVLYLHDGHNLFLRSRTFEGASWDVGRAMTDLAADGIRGIVVGIPCHPEQRSEEYTQYPHPERGGGRATDYATFLVEHLKPAVDAALPTLPGPEHTVVAGSSLGGVISAYLWLEHQDVFGGAGLFSPAFWWPGEQALTDLEQALATGRLRGRVHLDAGGHEQPDQPDIERAYVEDAERLLRALRGAQVPVRYVYDSTAYHFETAWADRFPAAAAWLLQGYAASPPFFADPAHQGDG
- a CDS encoding uridine kinase codes for the protein MNAGFLPVRQLVLVDLLALMVAVHPGERAVIAVDGPDGVGKTRLVGELLALAPHVAGRTVHAVSVDGFHHPRAVRHARGSTGESFYADSYDYEALRRKVLRPFRAGREIFPAVHDVDTDRPVHPDPVELPEDALLLVEGIFLRRPELRGEWDATCLITAPLQVTVPRGNARHPERRVAGDDDPQHPANARYVEGQRLYRLQARTWAPTWIVDNTDLSRPELIEPDPDEPQWFDQ
- a CDS encoding GNAT family N-acetyltransferase; the protein is MLRSLGPVRACGPVDVERALEICAEDPVNNVFVAARILESGLVGTRGPLFAYASGEDRALVWCSANVVPVQAGPRALGALAAKVVKRRATASSLFGPADQVLDLWGRLERHWGQAREIRARQLVLTTRTAPSTLGIPVDPAVRLARMDDLDLLVPAAAAMFTEEIGYPPYRGNGMAYRRGVAGLIEQGRSLVRVEDGQVVFKADLGSVALGVAQVQGVWVHPDRRGKGLAAPAMAAVIEHAIAHVAPVVTLYVNDFNERAVATYHRVGMEQTGTFATVLL
- a CDS encoding prolyl oligopeptidase family serine peptidase — its product is MSTDVDPWIWLEDVEGERAMGWVRERSEGAEETLTAHSLYPDLHSGIQDALEAPDRIPLVGQAGEHLYGFWTDAEHPRGVWRRTTWASYRTQEPEWEVLVDVDALAREEDVPWVWQGAQLLRPDLDRALVHLSRGGADAGTTRELDLTTGQWVAAPEGFAKPEAKGRLVWRDRDSVYLTTADDATGATRSGYPRTARLWRRGTPLAEAVVVHTIPEDDLGLFVGHDQRSGRTVLHRGLAFYREQTLVLDDAGGDGHGSDGAGQPGTVRALDLPVSAQTSVHRDHVAVRLRHSWAPSRSSDGPHHPAGSLLVAPLAAVLEDPASAGWTALFTPDDRSALVDLTWTKDRLVTTELVDVRHTVRVHEQAPGSTGWVSRDLTELLDVGLRTVSVSAVDDDENDDLWLVTTGYLDPMTLSVARLTDGGGVEVETLKAAPSRFDAEGLEVTQQWAVSTDGTRVPYWQVGPADLPMDGSTPTVVHGYGGFEQALTPAYDPIVGRSWLAHRHVHVVAGIRGGGEFGPGWHQAALQQGRHRAYEDFAAVARDLVARGVTSVPRLGCTGRSNGGLLVGNMITGYPEDFAAVVCQVPLLDMQRYHLLLAGASWMAEYGDPDDPEQWEFLQTFSPYQRFDPARPTPAVYLATSTRDDRVHPGHARKMAALLAEHGRDVTYWENTEGGHGGASTPQQWATWHALAWAFLHDRLT
- a CDS encoding glycerol-3-phosphate dehydrogenase/oxidase, which produces MQPRALTGRSRDEALRILRQSAAGGEPVDVLVVGGGVTGAGVALDATTRGLTTVVVEAEDWGAGTSQWSTKLVHGGLRYLQMLDFKLVHEALTERGLLLNTLAPHLVKPMPFLIPLEHRLWQRAYYGAGVTLYDVLANLMPGRRALPIHQHRTRAGLQREFPALRHRTAIGAVKYWDATVDDARLVSTLVRTAHSYGAHPASRTRVTRLLKDDDGRVVGARLLDRESGEELECRARHVVAATGVWTDDVPQLADADGGLRVLASKGVHLVVPREKIEGSSGLFLQTERSVLFFIPWARYWIIGTTDTPWSLERRSPVATAADVDYLLEQANAVLTTRLTREDLVGWYAGLRPLLQPGTREGTDSARVSREHTVASPAPGLTIIGGGKLTTYRVMAKDAVDFALADEPEALGSITEQIPLVGAVGEAAMRRRMPALRRQFGWSEQLTNHLLHRYGSLIEELLQLIEEDPSLARPLERAPAYLRAEIAYACISEGVLHLEDLLMRRTRLVYESPDQGRSALPEIAEIAEQWLGWGHDRLTEEIEAYTAWVRGVCAAAEEDSDEAALAAFHAEQHATVPVGRARDRAGEDSSGRADERVGGPEGR